A single genomic interval of Xyrauchen texanus isolate HMW12.3.18 chromosome 48, RBS_HiC_50CHRs, whole genome shotgun sequence harbors:
- the LOC127639697 gene encoding PX domain-containing protein kinase-like protein isoform X2, with protein MAFMEQQTPPLSGRKPPLDDTVPLSAVIEASQSLQSHTEYIIRVQRGVSTDNSWTVIRRYSDFDMLNNSLLITGLNLPLPPKKLIGNMDREFIAERQKGLQAYLNYITRHHVLSSCELVKKFLDTSNYSANYTEIALQQVSMFFRSDPKWEVIEPLKDIGWRLRKRYFLVKDKEQPKEKQVLSWVDLGPDKFLSDKDLQSAMKLLPTLSHPNISPVSFAITNESSALVIRVFSEKGTLRDHICKVKPKEPFLKKYCNPKKIEGLELQQIRTYGKQILEALKFLHDKGFPYGHLHASNVLIEENTCKLLDVENSLLGLPSYYRPYVTQFRKINTTESIDVYSFGHLLYEMTYGRPPDAVPVDQYPTAPFSYVVSVLQSILSTEACKTGMPTVSQLLQTPLFNDVLLYNLEKPQFKMSSKLKEALKSSKECLEKRLLEEQRTIHQHKRLTRAQSHHGSEEEKRKRKILARKKSRQSTYENEEDLCVKYNNNSGSGASSPPTCPSSPTPLHGSGAPPAPPLPPPAAAPPPAPPPPGLDPSPPPLTPPNANGVGRGALLSSIQSFSKVKLKKAETVDHSVPHL; from the exons ATGGCGTTCATGGAGCAGCAGACGCCGCCGTTGTCGGGCAGGAAGCCGCCGCTGGACGACACCGTGCCGCTGAGCGCCGTGATCGAGGCCAGCCAGAGTTTACAGTCGCACACG GAGTACATCATTCGTGTTCAAAGGGGAGTTTCCACAGACAACAGTTGGACG GTCATCCGACGATACAGCGACTTTGACATGCTGAATAATAGTTTACTG ATCACTGGCCTAAACTTGCCACTTCCACCTAAGAAGCTAATTGGAAATATGGATCGAGAGTTTATAGCTGAGCGTCAAAAGGGTCTTCAGGCTTATCTGAACTACATCACGCGACACCACGTCCTGTCCAGCTGTGAGCTGGTCAAAAAGTTTCTGGACACAAGCAATTATTCAGCAAACTACACAG AAATAGCCCTTCAGCAGGTGTCCATGTTCTTTAGATCTGACCCAAAATGGGAGGTTATTGAGCCGTTGAAAGACATTG GCTGGCGATTACGCAAGAGGTACTTCTTggtcaaagacaaagaacaacccAAAGAGAAACAAGTCTTAAGTTGG GTTGATTTGGGTCCAGATAAATTCCTGTCGGACAAAGATCTTCAGTCTGCAATGAAGCTGCTTCCTACATTGTCT CATCCAAACATCTCTCCTGTGAGTTTCGCCATTACCAATGAATCATCTGCACTAGTCATTCGAGTTTTCAGCGAGAAAGGAACGCTGAGGGATCACATTTGCAAG gtGAAGCCAAAAGAGCCCTTTCTGAAGAAGTACTGCAATCCCAAAAAGATCGAAGGTTTGGAGCTGCAACAAATCAGAACTTATGGAAAACAGATTCTGGAG GCACTGAAATTTCTCCATGACAAGGGTTTTCCATACGGTCATCTGCATGCATCTAATGTTCTTATAGAGGAGAACACATGTAAACTGTTGGATGTAGAGAATTCATTACTGGGACTGCCATCATACTACCGTCCATACGTAACACAATTCAGGAAAATTAAT ACGACAGAAAGCATTGATGTGTACTCATTTGGACACTTGCTTTATGAAATGACGTACGGCCGCCCACCAGACGCTGTACCAGTGGATCAGTACCCTACTGCCCCATTTTCATACGTAG TGTCTGTACTTCAGTCCATTCTGTCCACAGAAGCTTGCAAAACAGGAATGCCAACCGTTTCCCAACTCCTGCAAACACC GTTATTCAATGATGTGCTGCTGTATAATTTGGAGAAACCACAGTTTAAG ATGAGTTCTAAATTAAAGGAGGCTCTGAAATCGTCTAAAGAGTGTTTAGAGAAGCGTCTGCTGGAGGAACAGAGAACG ATCCACCAACACAAACGGTTGACACGAGCGCAGTCACACCACGGCTCAGAGGAAGAGAAAAGGAAACGGAAGATCTTGGCCAGAAAG AAATCCAGACAGTCAACTTACGAAAACGAGGAGGATCTCTGTGTGAAATACAACAACAACTCTG GTTCTGGGGCGAGTTCTCCTCCAACCTGCCCGTCCTCACCCACTCCGCTACATGGATCAG GTGCACCTCCAGCGCCTCCTCTTCCTCCCCCTGCTGCTGCTCCTCCACcagctcctcctcctccagggCTCGATCCCAGCCCTCCGCCCCTCACACCTCCCAATGCCAACGGCGTTGGCAGGGGTGCCCTCCTCAGCTCCATCCAGTCGTTCAGCAAAGTCAAACTGAAAAAAGCAGAGACCGTTGACCACAGCGTCCCACACTTGTGA
- the LOC127639697 gene encoding PX domain-containing protein kinase-like protein isoform X1 produces MAFMEQQTPPLSGRKPPLDDTVPLSAVIEASQSLQSHTEYIIRVQRGVSTDNSWTVIRRYSDFDMLNNSLLITGLNLPLPPKKLIGNMDREFIAERQKGLQAYLNYITRHHVLSSCELVKKFLDTSNYSANYTEIALQQVSMFFRSDPKWEVIEPLKDIGWRLRKRYFLVKDKEQPKEKQVLSWVDLGPDKFLSDKDLQSAMKLLPTLSHPNISPVSFAITNESSALVIRVFSEKGTLRDHICKVKPKEPFLKKYCNPKKIEGLELQQIRTYGKQILEALKFLHDKGFPYGHLHASNVLIEENTCKLLDVENSLLGLPSYYRPYVTQFRKINTTESIDVYSFGHLLYEMTYGRPPDAVPVDQYPTAPFSYVVSVLQSILSTEACKTGMPTVSQLLQTPLFNDVLLYNLEKPQFKMSSKLKEALKSSKECLEKRLLEEQRTIHQHKRLTRAQSHHGSEEEKRKRKILARKKSRQSTYENEEDLCVKYNNNSAGSGASSPPTCPSSPTPLHGSGAPPAPPLPPPAAAPPPAPPPPGLDPSPPPLTPPNANGVGRGALLSSIQSFSKVKLKKAETVDHSVPHL; encoded by the exons ATGGCGTTCATGGAGCAGCAGACGCCGCCGTTGTCGGGCAGGAAGCCGCCGCTGGACGACACCGTGCCGCTGAGCGCCGTGATCGAGGCCAGCCAGAGTTTACAGTCGCACACG GAGTACATCATTCGTGTTCAAAGGGGAGTTTCCACAGACAACAGTTGGACG GTCATCCGACGATACAGCGACTTTGACATGCTGAATAATAGTTTACTG ATCACTGGCCTAAACTTGCCACTTCCACCTAAGAAGCTAATTGGAAATATGGATCGAGAGTTTATAGCTGAGCGTCAAAAGGGTCTTCAGGCTTATCTGAACTACATCACGCGACACCACGTCCTGTCCAGCTGTGAGCTGGTCAAAAAGTTTCTGGACACAAGCAATTATTCAGCAAACTACACAG AAATAGCCCTTCAGCAGGTGTCCATGTTCTTTAGATCTGACCCAAAATGGGAGGTTATTGAGCCGTTGAAAGACATTG GCTGGCGATTACGCAAGAGGTACTTCTTggtcaaagacaaagaacaacccAAAGAGAAACAAGTCTTAAGTTGG GTTGATTTGGGTCCAGATAAATTCCTGTCGGACAAAGATCTTCAGTCTGCAATGAAGCTGCTTCCTACATTGTCT CATCCAAACATCTCTCCTGTGAGTTTCGCCATTACCAATGAATCATCTGCACTAGTCATTCGAGTTTTCAGCGAGAAAGGAACGCTGAGGGATCACATTTGCAAG gtGAAGCCAAAAGAGCCCTTTCTGAAGAAGTACTGCAATCCCAAAAAGATCGAAGGTTTGGAGCTGCAACAAATCAGAACTTATGGAAAACAGATTCTGGAG GCACTGAAATTTCTCCATGACAAGGGTTTTCCATACGGTCATCTGCATGCATCTAATGTTCTTATAGAGGAGAACACATGTAAACTGTTGGATGTAGAGAATTCATTACTGGGACTGCCATCATACTACCGTCCATACGTAACACAATTCAGGAAAATTAAT ACGACAGAAAGCATTGATGTGTACTCATTTGGACACTTGCTTTATGAAATGACGTACGGCCGCCCACCAGACGCTGTACCAGTGGATCAGTACCCTACTGCCCCATTTTCATACGTAG TGTCTGTACTTCAGTCCATTCTGTCCACAGAAGCTTGCAAAACAGGAATGCCAACCGTTTCCCAACTCCTGCAAACACC GTTATTCAATGATGTGCTGCTGTATAATTTGGAGAAACCACAGTTTAAG ATGAGTTCTAAATTAAAGGAGGCTCTGAAATCGTCTAAAGAGTGTTTAGAGAAGCGTCTGCTGGAGGAACAGAGAACG ATCCACCAACACAAACGGTTGACACGAGCGCAGTCACACCACGGCTCAGAGGAAGAGAAAAGGAAACGGAAGATCTTGGCCAGAAAG AAATCCAGACAGTCAACTTACGAAAACGAGGAGGATCTCTGTGTGAAATACAACAACAACTCTG CAGGTTCTGGGGCGAGTTCTCCTCCAACCTGCCCGTCCTCACCCACTCCGCTACATGGATCAG GTGCACCTCCAGCGCCTCCTCTTCCTCCCCCTGCTGCTGCTCCTCCACcagctcctcctcctccagggCTCGATCCCAGCCCTCCGCCCCTCACACCTCCCAATGCCAACGGCGTTGGCAGGGGTGCCCTCCTCAGCTCCATCCAGTCGTTCAGCAAAGTCAAACTGAAAAAAGCAGAGACCGTTGACCACAGCGTCCCACACTTGTGA
- the LOC127639697 gene encoding PX domain-containing protein kinase-like protein isoform X3: MAFMEQQTPPLSGRKPPLDDTVPLSAVIEASQSLQSHTEYIIRVQRGVSTDNSWTVIRRYSDFDMLNNSLLITGLNLPLPPKKLIGNMDREFIAERQKGLQAYLNYITRHHVLSSCELVKKFLDTSNYSANYTEIALQQVSMFFRSDPKWEVIEPLKDIGWRLRKRYFLVKDKEQPKEKQVLSWVDLGPDKFLSDKDLQSAMKLLPTLSHPNISPVSFAITNESSALVIRVFSEKGTLRDHICKVKPKEPFLKKYCNPKKIEGLELQQIRTYGKQILEALKFLHDKGFPYGHLHASNVLIEENTCKLLDVENSLLGLPSYYRPYVTQFRKINTTESIDVYSFGHLLYEMTYGRPPDAVPVDQYPTAPFSYVVSVLQSILSTEACKTGMPTVSQLLQTPLFNDVLLYNLEKPQFKMSSKLKEALKSSKECLEKRLLEEQRTIHQHKRLTRAQSHHGSEEEKRKRKILARKKSRQSTYENEEDLCVKYNNNSGAPPAPPLPPPAAAPPPAPPPPGLDPSPPPLTPPNANGVGRGALLSSIQSFSKVKLKKAETVDHSVPHL, from the exons ATGGCGTTCATGGAGCAGCAGACGCCGCCGTTGTCGGGCAGGAAGCCGCCGCTGGACGACACCGTGCCGCTGAGCGCCGTGATCGAGGCCAGCCAGAGTTTACAGTCGCACACG GAGTACATCATTCGTGTTCAAAGGGGAGTTTCCACAGACAACAGTTGGACG GTCATCCGACGATACAGCGACTTTGACATGCTGAATAATAGTTTACTG ATCACTGGCCTAAACTTGCCACTTCCACCTAAGAAGCTAATTGGAAATATGGATCGAGAGTTTATAGCTGAGCGTCAAAAGGGTCTTCAGGCTTATCTGAACTACATCACGCGACACCACGTCCTGTCCAGCTGTGAGCTGGTCAAAAAGTTTCTGGACACAAGCAATTATTCAGCAAACTACACAG AAATAGCCCTTCAGCAGGTGTCCATGTTCTTTAGATCTGACCCAAAATGGGAGGTTATTGAGCCGTTGAAAGACATTG GCTGGCGATTACGCAAGAGGTACTTCTTggtcaaagacaaagaacaacccAAAGAGAAACAAGTCTTAAGTTGG GTTGATTTGGGTCCAGATAAATTCCTGTCGGACAAAGATCTTCAGTCTGCAATGAAGCTGCTTCCTACATTGTCT CATCCAAACATCTCTCCTGTGAGTTTCGCCATTACCAATGAATCATCTGCACTAGTCATTCGAGTTTTCAGCGAGAAAGGAACGCTGAGGGATCACATTTGCAAG gtGAAGCCAAAAGAGCCCTTTCTGAAGAAGTACTGCAATCCCAAAAAGATCGAAGGTTTGGAGCTGCAACAAATCAGAACTTATGGAAAACAGATTCTGGAG GCACTGAAATTTCTCCATGACAAGGGTTTTCCATACGGTCATCTGCATGCATCTAATGTTCTTATAGAGGAGAACACATGTAAACTGTTGGATGTAGAGAATTCATTACTGGGACTGCCATCATACTACCGTCCATACGTAACACAATTCAGGAAAATTAAT ACGACAGAAAGCATTGATGTGTACTCATTTGGACACTTGCTTTATGAAATGACGTACGGCCGCCCACCAGACGCTGTACCAGTGGATCAGTACCCTACTGCCCCATTTTCATACGTAG TGTCTGTACTTCAGTCCATTCTGTCCACAGAAGCTTGCAAAACAGGAATGCCAACCGTTTCCCAACTCCTGCAAACACC GTTATTCAATGATGTGCTGCTGTATAATTTGGAGAAACCACAGTTTAAG ATGAGTTCTAAATTAAAGGAGGCTCTGAAATCGTCTAAAGAGTGTTTAGAGAAGCGTCTGCTGGAGGAACAGAGAACG ATCCACCAACACAAACGGTTGACACGAGCGCAGTCACACCACGGCTCAGAGGAAGAGAAAAGGAAACGGAAGATCTTGGCCAGAAAG AAATCCAGACAGTCAACTTACGAAAACGAGGAGGATCTCTGTGTGAAATACAACAACAACTCTG GTGCACCTCCAGCGCCTCCTCTTCCTCCCCCTGCTGCTGCTCCTCCACcagctcctcctcctccagggCTCGATCCCAGCCCTCCGCCCCTCACACCTCCCAATGCCAACGGCGTTGGCAGGGGTGCCCTCCTCAGCTCCATCCAGTCGTTCAGCAAAGTCAAACTGAAAAAAGCAGAGACCGTTGACCACAGCGTCCCACACTTGTGA
- the LOC127639697 gene encoding PX domain-containing protein kinase-like protein isoform X4, which yields MAFMEQQTPPLSGRKPPLDDTVPLSAVIEASQSLQSHTEYIIRVQRGVSTDNSWTVIRRYSDFDMLNNSLLITGLNLPLPPKKLIGNMDREFIAERQKGLQAYLNYITRHHVLSSCELVKKFLDTSNYSANYTEIALQQVSMFFRSDPKWEVIEPLKDIGWRLRKRYFLVKDKEQPKEKQVLSWVDLGPDKFLSDKDLQSAMKLLPTLSHPNISPVSFAITNESSALVIRVFSEKGTLRDHICKVKPKEPFLKKYCNPKKIEGLELQQIRTYGKQILEALKFLHDKGFPYGHLHASNVLIEENTCKLLDVENSLLGLPSYYRPYVTQFRKINTTESIDVYSFGHLLYEMTYGRPPDAVPVDQYPTAPFSYVVSVLQSILSTEACKTGMPTVSQLLQTPLFNDVLLYNLEKPQFKMSSKLKEALKSSKECLEKRLLEEQRTIHQHKRLTRAQSHHGSEEEKRKRKILARKKSRQSTYENEEDLCVKYNNNSAGSGASSPPTCPSSPTPLHGSEHAPF from the exons ATGGCGTTCATGGAGCAGCAGACGCCGCCGTTGTCGGGCAGGAAGCCGCCGCTGGACGACACCGTGCCGCTGAGCGCCGTGATCGAGGCCAGCCAGAGTTTACAGTCGCACACG GAGTACATCATTCGTGTTCAAAGGGGAGTTTCCACAGACAACAGTTGGACG GTCATCCGACGATACAGCGACTTTGACATGCTGAATAATAGTTTACTG ATCACTGGCCTAAACTTGCCACTTCCACCTAAGAAGCTAATTGGAAATATGGATCGAGAGTTTATAGCTGAGCGTCAAAAGGGTCTTCAGGCTTATCTGAACTACATCACGCGACACCACGTCCTGTCCAGCTGTGAGCTGGTCAAAAAGTTTCTGGACACAAGCAATTATTCAGCAAACTACACAG AAATAGCCCTTCAGCAGGTGTCCATGTTCTTTAGATCTGACCCAAAATGGGAGGTTATTGAGCCGTTGAAAGACATTG GCTGGCGATTACGCAAGAGGTACTTCTTggtcaaagacaaagaacaacccAAAGAGAAACAAGTCTTAAGTTGG GTTGATTTGGGTCCAGATAAATTCCTGTCGGACAAAGATCTTCAGTCTGCAATGAAGCTGCTTCCTACATTGTCT CATCCAAACATCTCTCCTGTGAGTTTCGCCATTACCAATGAATCATCTGCACTAGTCATTCGAGTTTTCAGCGAGAAAGGAACGCTGAGGGATCACATTTGCAAG gtGAAGCCAAAAGAGCCCTTTCTGAAGAAGTACTGCAATCCCAAAAAGATCGAAGGTTTGGAGCTGCAACAAATCAGAACTTATGGAAAACAGATTCTGGAG GCACTGAAATTTCTCCATGACAAGGGTTTTCCATACGGTCATCTGCATGCATCTAATGTTCTTATAGAGGAGAACACATGTAAACTGTTGGATGTAGAGAATTCATTACTGGGACTGCCATCATACTACCGTCCATACGTAACACAATTCAGGAAAATTAAT ACGACAGAAAGCATTGATGTGTACTCATTTGGACACTTGCTTTATGAAATGACGTACGGCCGCCCACCAGACGCTGTACCAGTGGATCAGTACCCTACTGCCCCATTTTCATACGTAG TGTCTGTACTTCAGTCCATTCTGTCCACAGAAGCTTGCAAAACAGGAATGCCAACCGTTTCCCAACTCCTGCAAACACC GTTATTCAATGATGTGCTGCTGTATAATTTGGAGAAACCACAGTTTAAG ATGAGTTCTAAATTAAAGGAGGCTCTGAAATCGTCTAAAGAGTGTTTAGAGAAGCGTCTGCTGGAGGAACAGAGAACG ATCCACCAACACAAACGGTTGACACGAGCGCAGTCACACCACGGCTCAGAGGAAGAGAAAAGGAAACGGAAGATCTTGGCCAGAAAG AAATCCAGACAGTCAACTTACGAAAACGAGGAGGATCTCTGTGTGAAATACAACAACAACTCTG CAGGTTCTGGGGCGAGTTCTCCTCCAACCTGCCCGTCCTCACCCACTCCGCTACATGGATCAG AGCATGCGCCATTTTGA
- the LOC127639697 gene encoding PX domain-containing protein kinase-like protein isoform X5: MAFMEQQTPPLSGRKPPLDDTVPLSAVIEASQSLQSHTEYIIRVQRGVSTDNSWTVIRRYSDFDMLNNSLLITGLNLPLPPKKLIGNMDREFIAERQKGLQAYLNYITRHHVLSSCELVKKFLDTSNYSANYTEIALQQVSMFFRSDPKWEVIEPLKDIGWRLRKRYFLVKDKEQPKEKQVLSWVDLGPDKFLSDKDLQSAMKLLPTLSHPNISPVSFAITNESSALVIRVFSEKGTLRDHICKVKPKEPFLKKYCNPKKIEGLELQQIRTYGKQILEALKFLHDKGFPYGHLHASNVLIEENTCKLLDVENSLLGLPSYYRPYVTQFRKINTTESIDVYSFGHLLYEMTYGRPPDAVPVDQYPTAPFSYVVSVLQSILSTEACKTGMPTVSQLLQTPLFNDVLLYNLEKPQFKMSSKLKEALKSSKECLEKRLLEEQRTIHQHKRLTRAQSHHGSEEEKRKRKILARKKSRQSTYENEEDLCVKYNNNSGSGASSPPTCPSSPTPLHGSEHAPF, encoded by the exons ATGGCGTTCATGGAGCAGCAGACGCCGCCGTTGTCGGGCAGGAAGCCGCCGCTGGACGACACCGTGCCGCTGAGCGCCGTGATCGAGGCCAGCCAGAGTTTACAGTCGCACACG GAGTACATCATTCGTGTTCAAAGGGGAGTTTCCACAGACAACAGTTGGACG GTCATCCGACGATACAGCGACTTTGACATGCTGAATAATAGTTTACTG ATCACTGGCCTAAACTTGCCACTTCCACCTAAGAAGCTAATTGGAAATATGGATCGAGAGTTTATAGCTGAGCGTCAAAAGGGTCTTCAGGCTTATCTGAACTACATCACGCGACACCACGTCCTGTCCAGCTGTGAGCTGGTCAAAAAGTTTCTGGACACAAGCAATTATTCAGCAAACTACACAG AAATAGCCCTTCAGCAGGTGTCCATGTTCTTTAGATCTGACCCAAAATGGGAGGTTATTGAGCCGTTGAAAGACATTG GCTGGCGATTACGCAAGAGGTACTTCTTggtcaaagacaaagaacaacccAAAGAGAAACAAGTCTTAAGTTGG GTTGATTTGGGTCCAGATAAATTCCTGTCGGACAAAGATCTTCAGTCTGCAATGAAGCTGCTTCCTACATTGTCT CATCCAAACATCTCTCCTGTGAGTTTCGCCATTACCAATGAATCATCTGCACTAGTCATTCGAGTTTTCAGCGAGAAAGGAACGCTGAGGGATCACATTTGCAAG gtGAAGCCAAAAGAGCCCTTTCTGAAGAAGTACTGCAATCCCAAAAAGATCGAAGGTTTGGAGCTGCAACAAATCAGAACTTATGGAAAACAGATTCTGGAG GCACTGAAATTTCTCCATGACAAGGGTTTTCCATACGGTCATCTGCATGCATCTAATGTTCTTATAGAGGAGAACACATGTAAACTGTTGGATGTAGAGAATTCATTACTGGGACTGCCATCATACTACCGTCCATACGTAACACAATTCAGGAAAATTAAT ACGACAGAAAGCATTGATGTGTACTCATTTGGACACTTGCTTTATGAAATGACGTACGGCCGCCCACCAGACGCTGTACCAGTGGATCAGTACCCTACTGCCCCATTTTCATACGTAG TGTCTGTACTTCAGTCCATTCTGTCCACAGAAGCTTGCAAAACAGGAATGCCAACCGTTTCCCAACTCCTGCAAACACC GTTATTCAATGATGTGCTGCTGTATAATTTGGAGAAACCACAGTTTAAG ATGAGTTCTAAATTAAAGGAGGCTCTGAAATCGTCTAAAGAGTGTTTAGAGAAGCGTCTGCTGGAGGAACAGAGAACG ATCCACCAACACAAACGGTTGACACGAGCGCAGTCACACCACGGCTCAGAGGAAGAGAAAAGGAAACGGAAGATCTTGGCCAGAAAG AAATCCAGACAGTCAACTTACGAAAACGAGGAGGATCTCTGTGTGAAATACAACAACAACTCTG GTTCTGGGGCGAGTTCTCCTCCAACCTGCCCGTCCTCACCCACTCCGCTACATGGATCAG AGCATGCGCCATTTTGA
- the LOC127639713 gene encoding pyruvate dehydrogenase E1 component subunit beta, mitochondrial, with translation MASLKSLLRSGKNVVSVVLRREFHRTRPAAVQVTVRDALNQAMDEELERDERVFLLGEEVAQYDGAYKVSRGLWKKYGDKRIIDTPITEMGFAGIAVGAAMAGLRPICEFMTFNFSMQAIDQVINSAAKTYYMSAGYQPVPIVFRGPNGASAGVAAQHSQCFAAWYGHCPGLKVVSPWSAEDAKGLLKSSIRDDNPVVFLENELMYGVPFEMSEEAQSKDFLIPIGKAKIERPGNHITLVSHSRMVSLCLDAAAVLAKEGIECEVINMRTIRPLDTETIETSIMKTNHLVTVEGGWPQFGVGAEILAKIMEGPAFNYLDAPAVRVTGVDIPMPYAKILEDNSIPQIKDIIFSVKKTLNV, from the exons ATGGCGTCTCTGAAAAGCCTCCTGCGCTCGGGGAAG aATGTCGTTTCAGTGGTTTTGCGGAGGGAGTTTCACAGGACGCGGCCGGCGGCGGTGCAG GTAACAGTCAGAGATGCCCTCAACCAGGCCATGGATGAAGAGCTGGAGAGAGATGAACGGGTGTTCTTGCTCGGAGAGGAAGTCGCACAGTATGATGGTGCATATAAG GTTAGCAGAGGACTTTGGAAAAAGTATGGAGACAAACGCATAATTGACACACCCATTACAGAG ATGGGCTTTGCTGGTATTGCTGTTGGTGCAGCTATG GCCGGTTTGAGGCCCATCTGTGAGTTTATGACCTTCAACTTCTCCATGCAAGCCATCGATCAGGTCATCAACTCTGCCGCAAAGACCTACTACATGTCTGCCGGCTATCAACCCGTTCCCATTGTGTTCCGCGGGCCTAACGGCGCCTCTGCTGGTGTGGCAGCTCAGCATTCTCAGTGCTTCGCCGCCTGGTACGGCCATTGTCCTGGACTGAAGGTGGTCAGTCCCTGGAGCGCCGAGGACGCTAAGGGCCTTCTGAAATCGTCCATCCGCGATGACAACCCTG TGGTGTTTTTGGAGAACGAGTTGATGTACGGTGTCCCGTTCGAGATGTCGGAGGAGGCTCAATCAAAAGATTTTCTCATACCCATCGGAAAGGCAAAGATTGAAAGACCAG GAAATCACATCACACTGGTGTCTCATTCCCGAATGGTCAGTCTGTGTCTCGATGCTGCTGCTGTTTTGGCCAAGGAAGGTATCGAATGTGAG GTCATCAACATGCGCACAATTCGCCCGCTCGACACGGAAACCATTGAAACGAGCATAATGAAAACAAACCATCTCGTCACTGTAGAGGGCGGCTGGCCTCAGTTTGGCGTGGGGGCGGAGATTCTTGCCAAAATTATGGAGG GTCCTGCGTTCAATTACCTGGATGCCCCTGCGGTCCGAGTCACTGGTGTAGATATTCCAATGCCATACGCCAAGATTCTGGAGGACAACAGCATACCGCAAATCAAGGACATCATCTTCTCCGTCAAAAAGACTTTGAACGTTTAA
- the kctd6a gene encoding BTB/POZ domain-containing protein KCTD6a, whose product MENGDWAHMMTGTVTLNVGGHLYTTSLSTLQRYPDSMLGAMFRGDFPTTQDAQGNYFIDRDGPLFRYILNFLRTSKLTLPCDFKETELLRKEADFYQIEPLIQCLSDTKPLYPLDTFEQVVELSSTRKLSKYSNPVAVIITQLTITTKVHALLEGISNNFTRWNKHMMDTRDFQVSFTFGPCDYHQEVSLRVHLVEYISKQGFTIRNTRVHHMSERANENTVEHHWTFCRVAQKVED is encoded by the exons ATGGAGAATGGAGACTGGGCACACATG ATGACGGGCACGGTTACCTTAAATGTTGGTGGGCACTTGTACACCACATCGCTGTCCACTCTGCAGCGTTATCCAGACTCTATGTTGGGCGCCATGTTCCGTGGCGATTTTCCAACCACGCAAGATGCCCAGGGCAACTATTTCATAGATCGGGATGGTCCTCTATTTCGTTACATCTTGAACTTTCTACGAACCTCAAAACTGACACTACCATGTGACTTCAAAGAGACGGAGCTCCTCAGGAAGGAAGCTGACTTCTACCAGATAGAACCCTTGATCCAGTGTTTAAGCGACACCAAACCTCTTTATCCTCTGGACACCTTTGAGCAAGTGGTAGAACTTTCGAGTACTCGTAAACTCTCCAAGTACTCTAATCCAGTGGCTGTCATTATTACCCAACTCACCATAACCACCAAAGTCCACGCGTTGCTTGAAGGTATCTCCAACAACTTCACCAGATGGAATAAACACATGATGGATACCAGAGACTTTCAAGTGTCATTTACCTTTGGACCATGCGACTACCATCAGGAGGTCTCCCTTAGAGTACATTTGGTGGAGTACATCTCAAAGCAAGGTTTCACTATTCGAAACACACGGGTACATCATATGAGTGAACGCGCCAATGAGAATACAGTGGAACACCATTGGACTTTCTGTAGAGTTGCACAGAAGGTTGAGGACTGA